The Caballeronia sp. NK8 genome includes a window with the following:
- a CDS encoding LysR family transcriptional regulator has product MRDIDFKTLRLFVAVCDHRNIARAAEEAHIEPSAISKRIAQLESELGVPLLLRSRRGVQPTAAGTALLEHARNVVFTMERIASDVAAFGGGLKGRVSVCASASAIAEALLDDIASFMREPQYQNIRVDVEEKLSFDLVRQLREGATSVGVCWDNVDLQGLEHRPYRQDRLALAVHRDHPLASEASLRFDQTLEHAHVGLLPSTAVHTMLRRAAARAGKTVSYRVIVSSFDAAFRVVAAGLGISVVPLEVAETYRPVLGIKIVPLTDAWAQRRFVVCFKNFDALQPAAQRMVDYLESRAKRPST; this is encoded by the coding sequence TTGCGCGACATCGACTTTAAGACTCTGCGACTGTTCGTCGCCGTGTGCGATCACCGCAATATCGCGCGGGCGGCGGAAGAAGCACACATCGAGCCTTCCGCGATCAGCAAGCGCATCGCGCAACTGGAGAGCGAGCTCGGCGTGCCCCTGCTATTACGCTCCCGGCGCGGCGTCCAACCTACGGCCGCGGGCACCGCTCTACTCGAGCACGCGCGTAACGTGGTCTTCACGATGGAACGCATAGCAAGCGACGTCGCCGCGTTCGGCGGCGGGCTCAAGGGGCGCGTAAGCGTATGCGCGTCCGCATCGGCGATCGCGGAAGCACTGCTCGACGACATTGCGTCATTCATGCGCGAGCCTCAGTATCAAAACATCAGAGTGGATGTGGAAGAAAAGCTGTCGTTCGATCTCGTACGGCAACTTCGCGAAGGTGCGACGAGCGTCGGCGTGTGCTGGGATAACGTCGATCTACAAGGACTTGAGCACCGGCCGTACCGCCAGGACCGACTCGCGCTCGCGGTCCATCGCGATCATCCGCTCGCGAGCGAGGCGTCGCTCCGTTTCGACCAGACGCTCGAGCACGCACATGTCGGCTTGCTACCTTCAACTGCCGTCCATACAATGCTGCGGCGCGCGGCCGCAAGAGCAGGGAAAACCGTTTCCTACCGTGTGATCGTGTCAAGCTTTGACGCGGCTTTTCGTGTGGTCGCGGCAGGGCTCGGGATCAGCGTCGTGCCGCTAGAGGTGGCTGAGACATATCGGCCTGTGCTCGGAATCAAGATCGTTCCTCTGACCGATGCCTGGGCGCAGCGCCGGTTTGTCGTGTGCTTCAAGAATTTCGATGCGTTGCAGCCAGCCGCGCAGCGCATGGTTGACTACCTCGAAAGTCGCGCCAAACGTCCCTCGACGTGA